The following DNA comes from Nocardioides sp. JQ2195.
CGGTGAAGCCCGCGCCGCAGGAGCACGGCAGAGCCCTGCGTCCCCGTCAGGTCCGTGCGGGGGTCCCGCGCATCCTCGACACGCTGTGCGACGAGGTGCTCAGTCCCTACCCCGGTCCCCACGACCACGGCTACGACTCGGCCGCCGCGATCGCCGCCACCCTGATGGAGTACGTCGGCGACCCGGCCGCGATGGCCGAGGCGGAGGCCGCGCACACCCGCGGCAACACCCACCCGCGGATCCCGAGGATCGAGGCACTGGTGCTGGCCCCGGACCCGGAGCCGAGCCCCCGGGCCGAGCCCGAGCCCGAGCCGACGCCGGAGCCGACCCCCGAGGCACCCCCGCCCACCCCCACGCCCGCCGAGGAGACCGTGGCCGGCGTTCCCGTCTTCGACGACGACATCGAGGACCTCGCCTGGCTGCAGAAGGATCCCGAGCCGGCACCTCCGCCGCCACCGTTCGAGGAGGCTCCCGAGCGCCCGCTCTTCGCTCCCGAGCCGGCGAACGGCGAGGCCGCCCGTCGCACGCGACCGGGAGCCGACGCCGCCACCGGCTACTGGCCGTGGGAGACCGGCACCGGCTCGGTGCCGCCCTCGTTCGACGCGGAGGAGGACACCGAGGACGACACCGTCCCCGGGCGCAACTGGATGCGGACGGCGTGGATCATCGCCGCGGCCCTGGTGATCCTGGTGGTGTCGATCTATGCCTTCAACCGCGGGCGCAGCACCGACTCCTCCGATCCCGCCGACGACTCCGGCACGGCCTCGCGGACCGACGGCACGATCTCGACGATCAAGGTGGCCGGTGCGCGCGACCTCGATCCGTGGGGCAGTCCTGCGCAGGAGAATCCCGAGGACGTCGGGTTGGCCGTCGACGGTGACCCCGGCACCTCGTGGCAGACCTCGGGCTACCTGCAGGACTTCGGTCCGGACGGCCTCAAGCCCGGGGTCGGCATCGTGCTCGACCTGGGCCGCAACCACCTCGTCCGCAACGTCGTCGTCCGCGTCGGCGCCGACCCGACGGCGATGGACCTCTACGTCACCTCCGGCACCACGGCCCCGACCCGGGTGGACGACCTCACCCCGGTGGCCACCGGTGTCTCGTCGGATCGGCGCGTCCAGCTCAGTCCCGAGGAGGACGTCACCGGCCGCTACGTCGTGGTGTGGTTGACCTCGGTTCCCCACGAGGACAGGTTTCGTGGACGCATCGCCGAGGTACAGGTCCGGGGATGACCCGGACCGACCTGGAGCTGTTGCGCGCGCACGTCGACGGTGATCGTGACGCCTTCGGGGAGCTGTTCGCGCGCCACCGCGACCGGCTCTGGGCGGTGGCGCTGCGCACCATGGGCAACCCCGAGGAGGCGGCCGACGCGCTCCAGGACGGCCTGATCTCCGCGTTCCGCCGGGCCGACGGCTTCCGCGGGGACGCCGCGGTGACGACCTGGCTGCACCGCGTGGTCGTCAATGCCTGCCTCGACCGGATCCGCAGCAACAAGGTGCGCGCCGCGGACGCGTTGCCCGACGACCTCGAGGAGCACGCCGGGCGCGGGGCGCTGAGCACCTCCGACGATGCCGCCACGCCCGAGCAGGCGGCCAGTGACTCCGAGCAGCGGGCGGTGGTGCTGGACGCGCTGCGCACCCTGCCCGAGGAGCAGCGCGCCGCCCTCGTCCTGGTCGACATGGAGGGGTACGGCGTCGCCGAGGCCGCCGAGATCCTCGAGTGTGCGGTCGGGACCATCAAGTCACGCTGCGCTCGGGGGCGGGCCAGGCTGGCGCCCCTGCTGGGCGTCCTGCGCGCACCGGAGGTGACTCCCCCCACGCCGGGGAACCCGCCCGGCCCCTCGGCCGTCCCATCAACGGATCCTTCCCGCGGGCCACCCCGACGACCGGCGTGATGCAGTGTCCCTTCCCACCCGTGACCGCGACCCCAGGAGGTGAGTCCCCGTTGACCGAGCCCGAGCTGAGCGACGCCGAGCAGGAGGCCGTACGCCGCCTGCTGGCCGCCGCGCGCCACGACGAGCCGATGCCGGCCGATGTCGTCGCGCGCCTCGACGGGGTCCTCGCCGAGCTGTCGGCCGAGACCGGTTCTCCCGGCACCGACGAGGTCGTCGCGATCGGCACCGACGAGGTCGTCGCGATCGGCTCCGCGCCGTCACGACGGCCCCGCCGCTGGCCGGCGTACCTGCTCTCCGCGGCGGCGGTCGTGGCGATCGGTTTCGGGGTGAGCCAGATGATTCCCAGCGCGCAGCAGTCCGGCTCCGGCGACGCCGACTCGGGCGTTGCGGAGGACGCCCGGCCCAGCAGCGGCGCGGGCAGTGGGAGCCAGGACTCGGTCCGTCCGCCGTCAGAGGCCCCGAACGCTGCCGAGAGCGCTCCCGGCTACGCCGCCAAGTCGGTCCCGCTGCCCGACATCAAGGGTCTCGAACCACGCCCCCGGACCCAGGAGCTGAAGGACGCCCAGCGATCGGAACGCAGCGCACTCCGCCTGGCGCAGCGGTGCGTGCCCCACGACGTACCCCCTGACAGCCTGGTCCGCCCGGCCAGCTTCCGCGGCAA
Coding sequences within:
- a CDS encoding protein kinase family protein: MPTRMGPGEVIVDRYRLIDLLNEARGAHFWLAWDNILARHVALHLINEDDPRAEELRAAARRSATLLDRRMLRVLDIGTFADTCYVVNEWGQGVSLNNMLAEGPLAPRRAAWVIGEVSEMIAHAHAAGVAHGRLVPENVMIDDRGAVKVIGFAVDAALHGLPEGRTTTEVVDLAGLLYAALTGKWPGISTSTVKPAPQEHGRALRPRQVRAGVPRILDTLCDEVLSPYPGPHDHGYDSAAAIAATLMEYVGDPAAMAEAEAAHTRGNTHPRIPRIEALVLAPDPEPSPRAEPEPEPTPEPTPEAPPPTPTPAEETVAGVPVFDDDIEDLAWLQKDPEPAPPPPPFEEAPERPLFAPEPANGEAARRTRPGADAATGYWPWETGTGSVPPSFDAEEDTEDDTVPGRNWMRTAWIIAAALVILVVSIYAFNRGRSTDSSDPADDSGTASRTDGTISTIKVAGARDLDPWGSPAQENPEDVGLAVDGDPGTSWQTSGYLQDFGPDGLKPGVGIVLDLGRNHLVRNVVVRVGADPTAMDLYVTSGTTAPTRVDDLTPVATGVSSDRRVQLSPEEDVTGRYVVVWLTSVPHEDRFRGRIAEVQVRG
- the sigM gene encoding RNA polymerase sigma factor SigM; its protein translation is MTRTDLELLRAHVDGDRDAFGELFARHRDRLWAVALRTMGNPEEAADALQDGLISAFRRADGFRGDAAVTTWLHRVVVNACLDRIRSNKVRAADALPDDLEEHAGRGALSTSDDAATPEQAASDSEQRAVVLDALRTLPEEQRAALVLVDMEGYGVAEAAEILECAVGTIKSRCARGRARLAPLLGVLRAPEVTPPTPGNPPGPSAVPSTDPSRGPPRRPA